From a single Girardinichthys multiradiatus isolate DD_20200921_A chromosome 17, DD_fGirMul_XY1, whole genome shotgun sequence genomic region:
- the tmem168a gene encoding transmembrane protein 168-A — protein sequence MGREEEEEELTVKAAPKEVDVFTSVCCLGYLSSINLLVAVCVGMYVRWEATDEPMILVIFILGLFVLGIASILHYYFAMEKASLSLFHLWFGFLLGLQCFLNSPALDSNVTELVANYLLVASVVLKAVWAVTERICYSVRYKPMLLTSAEWLELLGFGIASTTMLLHMSAAIVGLVVALGALIVDLRMKSLLALPNLICFALVTSLVFFQALGIPANPYALGCFLGRQLCEPVLDVYFSGLGPSERWMPVLSLGNVWRRLSLFPLCLMELAFFVFAALKLGHLELWYLVIPGFCLFGLFWAICHIILLITIWGFHTKLTDCQKAWRAHPSSRRSLDQVMASRGIRHFCLISERLVFFSLLSTVILGAVSWQPSNGLFLSALLVVLPLESLTHGLFHELGSCLGGTCAGYALVIPTIYYSADSQPSLLPPEHVQELNQRSTAMLNDMQRLFSHHMIQTFGCDYSTSGVTLETVQNKLRSFLELRTADGPRHDTYLIFYSGHSQKVSGSWTLAGGENLHLNQLLEMWKEKNAGHGSRLIIVLDTENSLPWVKDVHRVEGVYLAVQGAELPPSRLDPEFGGIALLGDFTSERVAFNCNPASETQWTEKGRSVTAMYGVSKRWSDYTLHLPTGNDVAKHWKTHFPKATYPLIHLSNWCCGLNLFWLCTVFLRCFRRCKLAWFPPVVLDTGQGIKLVHS from the exons ATGGGtcgggaggaggaggaagaggagctgaCAGTCAAGGCAGCACCTAAGGAGGTGGATGTGTTTACATCCGTGTGCTGCTTGGGTTACTTGTCCAGCATCAACCTCCTGGTGGCAGTATGTGTCGGCATGTACGTCCGCTGGGAGGCGACCGACGAGCCCATGATCCTAGTCATCTTCATCCTGGGCCTCTTCGTCCTGGGAATCGCCAGCATCCTCCATTACTACTTTGCCATGGAGAAGGCCAGCCTCAGCTTGTTCCACCTGTGGTTCGGCTTTTTACTCGGACTCCAGTGCTTCCTCAACAGCCCCGCCTTGGATTCGAATGTTACAGAACTTGTCGCTAACTACCTCCTGGTAGCCAGCGTGGTGTTGAAGGCGGTCTGGGCTGTAACTGAACGCATATGCTACTCTGTCCGTTACAAACCCATGTTGTTAACGTCAGCCGAGTGGCTTGAGCTGCTGGGATTTGGAATCGCCAGCACTACTATGCTTCTTCACATGTCGGCAGCCATTGTTGGCTTGGTAGTGGCCTTGGGAGCTCTCATTGTGGACTTGAGGATGAAATCCCTTCTAGCTTTGCCCAACCTGATTTGTTTTGCGTTGGTTACTTCTCTTGTATTCTTTCAGGCTTTAGGCATCCCAGCCAACCCCTATGCCTTAGGTTGCTTCCTGGGCAGGCAGCTCTGTGAGCCGGTGTTGGACGTGTACTTTAGTGGACTTGGACCCAGTGAGCGCTGGATGCCAGTGCTCTCACTGGGGAATGTGTGGAGAAGACTGTCCCTGTTTCCTCTGTGCCTAATGGAGCTGGCCTTCTTTGTCTTCGCTGCCTTGAAG CTTGGCCACTTGGAGCTTTGGTATCTAGTGATCCCCGGCTTCTGCCTGTTTGGCCTTTTCTGGGCCATCTGCCACATAATTTTGCTGATCACAATTTGGGGCTTCCACACTAAGCTGACCGACTGCCAGAAAGCCTGGCGGGCCCATCCGTCAAGTAGACGCAGTCTGGACCAGGTCATGGCCTCCCGGGGCATCCGACACTTTTGCCTCATTTCAGAACGCCTCGTCTTTTTTAGTCTGCTGTCAACCGTCATACTGGGAGCTGTGTCCTGGCAG CCCTCCAACGGTCTCTTTCTCAGCGCTCTGCTGGTGGTGTTGCCCTTGGAGTCTCTGACACACGGCCTGTTCCACGAGCTGGGCAGCTGCCTGGGAGGAACCTGTGCTGGCTATGCACTGGTAATACCTACTATTTACTACAG TGCCGACAGCCAGCCCAGTCTCCTACCACCTGAGCATGTGCAGGAGTTGAACCAACGCTCCACTGCCATGCTGAACGACATGCAGCGCCTCTTCTCGCACCACATGATCCAGACGTTCGGCTGCGACTACTCCACCAGCGGCGTTACCTTGGAGACCGTGCAGAACAAGCTCCGCAGCTTTCTGGAGCTTCGAACGGCAGACGGCCCACGCCATGACACATATTTGATTTTCTACAGCGGACACTCTCAGAAAGTCTCGGGGTCCTGGACTCTGGCAG GAGGTGAGAATCTGCACCTGAACCAGCTGCTGGAGATGTGGAAGGAGAAGAACGCTGGCCACGGCTCACGCCTCATCATAGTACTGGACACGGAGAACTCCCTCCCGTGGGTCAAAGACGTTCACAGAGTGGAGGGCGTCTACCTGGCGGTGCAGGGAGCCGAGCTGCCACCCTCCAGGCTGGACCCGGAGTTCGGAGGCATCGCCCTCCTAGGTGACTTCACCTCTGAACGGGTTGCGTTCAACTGCAACCCGGCCAGCGAAACCCAGTGGACTGAGAAGGGCAGGTCTGTGACGGCAATGTACGGCGTGTCGAAACGCTGGAGCGACTACACACTCCACCTTCCCACTGGGAACGACGTGGCCAAACACTGGAAGACCCACTTCCCCAAGGCCACCTACCCGCTGATCCACTTGTCCAACTGGTGCTGTGGCTTGAACCTGTTCTGGTTGTGCACAGTGTTTCTTCGCTGCTTTAGAAGGTGTAAACTGGCCTGGTTCCCCCCAGTTGTTCTGGACACTGGGCAGGGCATTAAACTGGTACATTCATAG